The Pseudomonas alkylphenolica genomic sequence CAGTCTGGTCGAGCTGGCGCTGAGCAAGGTGCAGTTGCGCCACTGAGTTGAAGCTTTCCCTGTATGGGAGCTTGTAGGAGCGGATTCATCCGCGATGGACTGCGTAGCAGTCCCATTTCTGGGGCCGCTACGCGCCCCATCGCGGATGAATCCGCTCCTACAACGGGCGTGGCGACGATAGATGTTGAGGAAGTGAAGATGACTGACAGGAAAAAGCCGAGGGACTCAAGCGAGCCGCTCAAAACTTCGGGCATCGGCAGTTTCGGTGAAGGCATCGGCGGGCGAATCGATGACCGTTTGTTCCGCACCACCGCAGGTCATGATCTGGACTATGCGCTGGAGCAATCCACCGTGCTGATGAGTTGCGTCCACAAGCTCACCTTGCAAGCCGCAGTCGATCAGGACTACACACTGGTGTGGGCGGCACATTACCTGAGCGGGATGGCCAAGGCGCTGGTTGAGGATGTGGCCCATGTTATGGCAGCAGGGGCGCCCGATTCCGAAGGAAAATTGGCGCCATAAAATACGTGCGCTGCCCCGAAGTATTCGGCTTGCAAAGTCGCTACCCAGCACCTTTAATTGTTACTGAATGTGAGCGAGTCAGATCGTTCGTTATGGGGCTCTTGTCGTTCAAGAATATCTATTCGGGTGCTACTTGATGCTTTACTGATCTGCCACCAGGCAACAATTCACAGGACGAAGAAATGAAAGCGAATTTGGTGGCAGTTGTCCGAAAGCATGTATCACCGGCAATGCGTTATGAGATCAGAACTGCGTTAAACAAGTTGCACGATATCCTCGGGCGCGCGTGCTTCTGGCGCTGGGAGATCACCCGGTTCCGGCTACAGCAGGAAAGCCCGTTCGAAATTCTGTATGTCGGCCGCAAGCAGTACCGGGATGTGGCCAAGGTGCTCATCGGCGGGAAGTCGCTGAGGGATTCGCCTGTGGCGCCCGATCAGGCGGTACCGGCCGAATCGAGTCATGTGGTGGTGGTCAGTGAGATGCCGACCTCCGGGGCCTTGAGTGTCCCTCACTATCTGAGTGCTGTGGTACCGCTGCTGGGGCGCTCCCTGGAAGAAATCACCGCCCGCTACGACAGCGAGCTGCGTCGAAGCATCCGCAAGCACCGACCGCTGTACTGGATGAAACAGGCGTTGTCGGATGAAGAGATTGCAATGGCCGACAAACACCTGCTGCGCGCCTATGCCACGGCCAGGCAAGGTGAGCATGCGGCACAGTTTTCCACCGAGACGGTGTTTCGCCTGGCCAAGACCGTCGGCCGGCTCGACCTGATCATGCAGGGCGACGAAGTGGTTGGCTGTCACCTTGGCTGCGAAATCACGCGGGGTACAAAACGCTACTGGAGCACCCTGCGTTTTGGCTATTGCGAAGCGGTTTTTTCAGATGCGAAAAAACTCAAAGAAGCCAACTCGATCAACACTTACATGGCCCTGGAGTGGGCCGTGGAAAATGGTTTTGATTATTACGACATAGGCCTTTGTCTGGCGCGCCCGGATGACGGGCTGTTGAAGTGGAAACGGCGGCGCGGCGGCGATATCGATTCATTGGGTAATCACGCTTATATGTTTGTGCGGTTGCCAAAGACAGGCACGGCCAAGTTCTTGTGGGACACACCGCTATTTGCTGTTGAAGGTGACAAATTAACGCTCCACCTGGGTTTGCCGGACGGCGCAAGTGATGACGAAGTTGCCGACCGTTATCACGAAATGGTGTTTGGCGGATTGCACAAAATTTATCTCTACGGTGGCAAAAGTTCGGGTGAACTGTTTGTGGAAACGCTGCGAAGTCGTTACGCCAACTTGCAGTCCCCGCCATTGATGGAACGGATTCCTTCCAACTAAGCAATGTTCAGGGTCGAGGTCAACGCGGGCGCTGTGCGCCTGTCGATTGACCGTGCCTTGAGGGGAGTGATCTTCATGGAAAGTAATCTTTCGAATTTCAGTGCGTCGAGCGCTGGAAAACAAAAAAGAATCTCACTTTCCGCCTATAAATTCATGGCGAGAAAACTGTTTGCGCGCAAAGCAGAAATCAACCTGAAAAATGTGGCGGCGAAAAGCTGGGATATTGCCCCAGGTGAAACAACGGTTTCGCCACCGGCTTTTTTTCTGCCCGGCCAGTTAGAGCGTGTCAGCGCCTGGGAGGCGCGTTTTTTTCCTTTCGAGCATCCTGCCCGTACCATGCACGGGCGCCTGAGGATGGATCATGGCGCGACACGCGGCCACTTGATAAAGGACGTCTGGCTGATCGATGGAGCCCTGTACAAGGGCAACGCCAGCCTGTGGTTGTCGCTGAACCCCACCAAGCTTCCACGCATCGTTGTGGACACCGAGATCGAGCGTGGGGCCGCTTATTGCACGCAAAATGGCAATACCTGGTTTGGTACGTGGTTGATGGAAGACTGCGTGACCTACGCACTGGCCTGCAACGAAGGGGTGCCGGTGACCACCGCGCCATCCGCCAGGTTTCCGATCTTTTCCCAGGCGCCGGCCTATGAGAACTGGCTCGGCATGAAGCCGGTTCGCTTAAGCAGTGCGTTTTTTCGTGAGCTGGTGCTGTTCGATGACTTGAGCAACAACCGCAGCCGACATTTACGCTACCGTGCGATGGGGGAAAAACTGCTCTCGCACGTGAGCTACGCCTCTCACCCTGGCGTATTCATTCTTCGCGGCGGCGATGGTGACTTGCGTTTATTGCGCAATGAAATCGCGATCGCTGAGCATTTGCACAAAACCCGCGGGTTTCGCATTCTCGATCCGTTGAGAACGGATGTTCCGACCATTGTTGCGACCTGCGCCGGGGCGAGGGTCGTGATGGGGGTTGAGGGGAGCCAGTTGGTTCATGGTGTCAATGTACTGCAGCCGGGTGGGTCGTTGTTGGTGCTGCAGCC encodes the following:
- a CDS encoding DUF3077 domain-containing protein, whose amino-acid sequence is MTDRKKPRDSSEPLKTSGIGSFGEGIGGRIDDRLFRTTAGHDLDYALEQSTVLMSCVHKLTLQAAVDQDYTLVWAAHYLSGMAKALVEDVAHVMAAGAPDSEGKLAP
- a CDS encoding glycosyltransferase family 61 protein; its protein translation is MESNLSNFSASSAGKQKRISLSAYKFMARKLFARKAEINLKNVAAKSWDIAPGETTVSPPAFFLPGQLERVSAWEARFFPFEHPARTMHGRLRMDHGATRGHLIKDVWLIDGALYKGNASLWLSLNPTKLPRIVVDTEIERGAAYCTQNGNTWFGTWLMEDCVTYALACNEGVPVTTAPSARFPIFSQAPAYENWLGMKPVRLSSAFFRELVLFDDLSNNRSRHLRYRAMGEKLLSHVSYASHPGVFILRGGDGDLRLLRNEIAIAEHLHKTRGFRILDPLRTDVPTIVATCAGARVVMGVEGSQLVHGVNVLQPGGSLLVLQPPNRFVSYYKFLTDRDNQHFGFVVGTPEGDGFKIDIEEVERTLDLFPL